The Natrinema saccharevitans genome includes the window CCTCTTCATTCGCTTCCTCATTATATTTCCAAAAACCCTCCTCATTGATCGAATCTGGAATAGCTCGATCGTCATCAGCATAATTACGTATAAACTCATAAGGATAATAATCCGCATTAGAGTGGGCCACGTCCCACTGAGTTATAAGCCCAACAGGGTACTCTCTGATAAGAGAGTCAAACAAGTTCTCCGTTTGTTCTTCGGACCAAACAAATTCGCGTTGTAGTCCTGGTAAAAAGATACGGTAGTTCAAGTCCTGAATATAATCTGAAATGGTTGCCATGACTGAAACTACATCAAGATATACTAATTACTTTCGAGTTATCTCGGTTTAGATGTCATATAGAGCAGCAGATCACCTATAATATATAAATTTCCCTAACTTAAACCCATACGATTAAGTAGATTTTCAGCTGCTTCAACTGGATCTTCGCCTTCGAGTGTCGCTTTTACGTGTCGTGCGAGAGCTTCCGCCATAATTGGTGGTACGGCGTTCCCTACTTGCGAATACTGTGGTAGTGATTCTTCTCTTCGATTTCCACCAGTCGTCCGTGGCCCTTCAAATTTGAAACCGTCAGGGAAAGACTGTAGGCGCGCCATTTCTCGAACAGTGGGTATTCGATTACGCGAATAGTGTACCAAATCTTCTGGTAGGGTTGTTATCGTTGGCGAAGGCTGGTCTGGATGTAACCGATGAAGGGTGTATTTACTCGTTTGTAACTTCTCCGGCAGATCGTCCATACGGTCCCCAGGCTCCATTGCTCCAAATCGCTCCTGAACGCGGGAACCATGATTAGGAGCTGTATGGTTGTAGAGTGGACCGTCGTGGTCTTTGCGCATCAATCGCTGATAGTCACTGTGCGGGATATCCATATATTCGGAACTACTTTCTCCGATACCAAGAAATGATAAATCGCTTATTGCCTCCTTGACTGTTTGACAGTTGCGTGTTTTAGATACCGACCCTAATCGCTGCTGACCAACATCGGTAACATGAGTCCGTCGTGGACGGGAAACCGGGTGAGACCCTTTGTAACCAATAAAGAATACGCGTTCTCGACGCTGTGGCACTCCGTAATTAGCACTGTTGAGTTCCAGCATTCGAGTGTTGTACCCTAAATCACGTGTGCGTGAAATGATGTCATCTACATACGCACCATCTTTTATCGATTTCACACCAGGGACATTCTCTATTATAATTGCATCTGGTTCCAGAGCCTCGAGTACATCGATATACCTCAGGAGAAGAGTATTACGAGCGTCATCCTCGTTTTGAGCGCCGGTAATGCTGAACCCCTTACACGGCGGTCCACCAACTAAGACATCTACATCACCAGTATCAAATCCTCCTTTATCCAATAGAGGCTGAACATCATCTGCTAAGTTGGTGATATCTGCCTGAAGGAATGGATGATCAAAATTTGCTTGATGAGTTTTACCGGCAGTTTCATGATAATCTGATGCAACAAGGATATCGAATCCAGCATTTTCAAAGCCAAGACTGAATCCACCAGCACCAGAGAAGAGATCTACACAGGTGGGTCCATCGCTCATACGTGGTCGTTTTTCACCCCAAAGCAAGATACTGCCGATCCGTTCAGAAGAAGTCAACAAGATTTAGAGTGGTCTTGATCAAGGTTTCTGCAATGAATCTCGACGACATTGATCTCGATGCTGTTCAAAATGAAATTCAAGGAGATGGATTCCTTGATGAGGTCCGTGAAGAGTATATGCCTAATTCGAACACGATGTCTGAGGAAGCGATTAATAAGTGGGAGGATGAAAACTACGAAATTACACCTGATAGCGTTGAAGAAAATGCTGATCATTTGCTTCATTCTCTTCTAAAGAGAGAACAAGATCTGTATAACCACTACCAATCACAAGTCTACAGTCAGGCATTAGTCTATTTTCTCAAAAATCACTATGACGTTGGTCAAACAGCATTGTCCTCGTTTGAAGATGACGATGACGATATGGAGTATGCTGACTATCCAACTCTCCAAAGTATTTTCACATCGATCGAGGAAGATTATGAATCAACAGATGGGTTTGTATCCACTTTCGAAAAGATCCTACCGAAACTCTATCCCATGATGGACTCAATTAGTGTTTCTGCTCAACAGTCCCGACGGATCCGCGCAGGATCAAGCCTCCAGAGTCACTTACTGAACCTTTTCGATAGAGCAAACTTTAGCGTTGAAAATGTGATTTCGGCTGGCAACGGCCATATCTATAAGGTGAAAAAGAAAAATGAACCAGATGATGTGGAGACCGTTAATGTGTATATCTCATGCCTCACAACAATGAGAGATCGATTCCGACAAACACTGTCTGACACATCAGAAGTTCTTAGTGAAGAGAATCAACGTCGGTTCATCGCGACTGCATCTGGTACAACTCTGATTACGGCCTCAGCCGCAGACGATGTCACTATCAAAAAGGTCCGTGAAGTAACAGAAGAAGGGTTTACACTAATAGTATTTGAGGAAGTGAAAGACAAACAATTCTCTGAGATCGAAGGTGTGATATCTTACAAGGATTTCTTCGGTGACCGTCTCCCCGAGATTTTAGACACCGATCGTTAGTGGAGTCAATTAACTCATCCTGTCGGAATTTACACTTATTGACTCTGCTATAGGGTTTACTCGGCCAGTTCCTTTTGAGGTATTGTTCTCAAGGTAATTCACCTTCCCCCGCTCCCGCCGAATCGCTTCCGGCGAGAACTCGCCGAGGTAGTGCCGTCTGAACGTCTCCCAGTCCTCCCAGCCGCCCCAGTCCATCACGACCGATGGTAGGACGCCCTGCTCGAGCAGGTTCGTCCCCCAGGTTCGCCGCAAGTCGTGGACGTCGAGGAACGACCAGCCGCGATCTCCGCTCTCGGCGTGGAGCCGTTCGGCAGCTCGCTGCACCCAGCGGTAGACCGTCTTGGCGGTCACGTCGACGATCGACTCATCCGGTGCGATCCCGGCGGCGTCGGTGTGGGCGGCGATGTACGTCGCCAGTTGATCGGGAACCGGCGGCTCGCGGTAGTGTTCCTGCTTCGCAACGTCCTCCCAGACGCGCAAGTGTGTCCCGGTCGGCGTCTCGACGACATCGGCGGGCGTTACTTGGACGATCTCGCAGCGACGCAGTCCGCATCGACCGGCAAGCAGGAACGCAATCATCTGGCGGTTGTCCTCCGCCTCGTCGATCACGGCCTGCAGTTCGTCTTCACTCAACCACACGCGCTTCCCTTCGCGTTGCGGGTAGGGCTTCAGTCTCATCGCTGTCCTCGATGCTCAGTTTTAGCCCAACAAACCATGAAGAATGGGGTTATCAGTACGGGAATCGACCCCGATCTCGGGGTGAATTGTCCGCGAAGAGTGGGTTCGCGGACAGGGTCACTCGCGCCGAAGATTCGTCACTTGCATTTTGGACTCGAGGGCGGCCGTCTGAAAGTCCGAATCCGCGACGACG containing:
- a CDS encoding PDDEXK family nuclease, giving the protein MNLDDIDLDAVQNEIQGDGFLDEVREEYMPNSNTMSEEAINKWEDENYEITPDSVEENADHLLHSLLKREQDLYNHYQSQVYSQALVYFLKNHYDVGQTALSSFEDDDDDMEYADYPTLQSIFTSIEEDYESTDGFVSTFEKILPKLYPMMDSISVSAQQSRRIRAGSSLQSHLLNLFDRANFSVENVISAGNGHIYKVKKKNEPDDVETVNVYISCLTTMRDRFRQTLSDTSEVLSEENQRRFIATASGTTLITASAADDVTIKKVREVTEEGFTLIVFEEVKDKQFSEIEGVISYKDFFGDRLPEILDTDR
- a CDS encoding site-specific integrase: MRLKPYPQREGKRVWLSEDELQAVIDEAEDNRQMIAFLLAGRCGLRRCEIVQVTPADVVETPTGTHLRVWEDVAKQEHYREPPVPDQLATYIAAHTDAAGIAPDESIVDVTAKTVYRWVQRAAERLHAESGDRGWSFLDVHDLRRTWGTNLLEQGVLPSVVMDWGGWEDWETFRRHYLGEFSPEAIRRERGKVNYLENNTSKGTGRVNPIAESISVNSDRMS
- a CDS encoding DNA cytosine methyltransferase, with protein sequence MSDGPTCVDLFSGAGGFSLGFENAGFDILVASDYHETAGKTHQANFDHPFLQADITNLADDVQPLLDKGGFDTGDVDVLVGGPPCKGFSITGAQNEDDARNTLLLRYIDVLEALEPDAIIIENVPGVKSIKDGAYVDDIISRTRDLGYNTRMLELNSANYGVPQRRERVFFIGYKGSHPVSRPRRTHVTDVGQQRLGSVSKTRNCQTVKEAISDLSFLGIGESSSEYMDIPHSDYQRLMRKDHDGPLYNHTAPNHGSRVQERFGAMEPGDRMDDLPEKLQTSKYTLHRLHPDQPSPTITTLPEDLVHYSRNRIPTVREMARLQSFPDGFKFEGPRTTGGNRREESLPQYSQVGNAVPPIMAEALARHVKATLEGEDPVEAAENLLNRMGLS